A single region of the Lonchura striata isolate bLonStr1 chromosome 19, bLonStr1.mat, whole genome shotgun sequence genome encodes:
- the BAHCC1 gene encoding BAH and coiled-coil domain-containing protein 1 has product MDGRDFAPPPRLLSERGSLGHRHGTGRVAGSAHGAVQPPGHFQPTKYFPAPISMATHTAGSSLMGSAPPSSFMGGFLSGSLGSGGPSHPAGPAASPPEPAFCGPHSGTSQIWFSHSHEAPGYPRFSGSLASTFLPMGHLDHHGNGNVLYGQHRFYESQKDNFYLRNLPAQPPLLPASHGFPGIARAAPGPPAGSCSRERDTGPLPKTPKDYERFLAGKEKGGKGDPKERLPEEDPKERHKAVLPVPPEGHCKEGVPPRGSGDGRPKPLASCLLGAKGLDGDGARAALPSCAGSALPRAARCAPKEREPGVPEAPQPYGEAVERRQMLHHAVSYTVPAAGSFPCLPLHAGPEVLCPLPEPPARELKLSGATLVPSVGPPTDKSRSFQAESGGMERGDGKERHAEAGTEPYGAPFHHPLKAEGPAERRLDWGTPGTRLKGLEYLGGGAAEGPPFSGRCPAPKAGLEKGYFEVPPAPDCSRAPRPDPLGVRVGPSCCTLEKGPPKEPPAQKVARIRHQQHPEAEAAEGKRKPLELGGLGYGGHPLPPWGVQGQGPPLAVAEERKGGPYLDPFGAGLVRAQEVPNAPDEVSAMKNLLKYSNGALLGGQKGPPFVGLGSAKGSCAHQDAKFPPGKGQPELERPDCARGREHEALGPGGTEGEVRQPPVGIAVAVARQKDTLGRHEPYGTGGAGGSGRQRAAAGVKAGTARPVHLMELEAEEERGRLCEERLGLPGRDILLQDNKDLVEFARMHPSGGCPGELTPHLMMTGGSSLPAGQLGGDPAAHAHPAHTHWLPRTRSPSIWMGGHSYGIGHPALHQNLPPTFPASMPSAMQPVFPLAQDPPAQLVILPTEPPTHGTPHTLADVMDQASLWPPMYPGRGPSAHLQHTGQLPVYPRSQFLRQQELYALQQQQQQQQQQQRAAQALEIQRQVHGQRKPEEQPLELEERGPEKPLKPSHKAVALNPPAKGLTSAAPAPPKLSPCCHSPALRHPAKCPVTLPTAPCTLPACPAASPAVAPRSPAASPLPAPSKGGDGEDARGEGQPPRRYPKALEPDLPPGYGYPATAMGYPAAHSAEPADPDPVHAGSPPAEPEQSRTFSPTAEALREPGPPREPPAEGPGTLLHRHHLLLPPGPLCGERAAAPAGAGTEEPFGGHRELDQGATEQSDQHHPAPEGVGSPLPPAAEEEEEEEEEEGDSDGSEPEGSCNEEEEEEEDGDVPSGHQGCRGGLEALIAAGIDLGELPALEEPEETPPAPPSPAPHPSGIPGIALLSELADLELRRRRCDLAREGEDEELLAFNLQNLATVAAAWSLVEAAGREGSPPALSPLPVSPPPRARVPRRKYTWTPKTKAVCPLKAAMEQLNTQEVEVRMRLAELQRRYKEKQRELVRLQRRHDHERDESSRSPARRGPGRPRKRKHSSALGRAESRKVKAVKTSLSLLCAELRGDPEPQKKRSKLAGGTFSSLQGSPLKQKVKGKGLPPGLSPFRRRDPNPAARIQKKLNRPKGSKGSKYQGQDPGPRQPPHFRDEPEGDTDSEEGDEEPGLSLPTGPVAVLGPSPSSVVKMEANEKAKKKKERQGLLGPCRLGSPEGEVKIKRRPVKPGAAGKLEKVPGQRKVGGCPEGSKKKLKAKAKESLRPPTPGGPSPPGPPSSLFGGTDPRLLGPRDEGARLGERSKKGTRKSKGLQAALRRKNGALSLALSPRSAKTILSKGKKLAKVKSKVATKQCKGRAVSKLLESFTVEDDFDFDDNSSFSEEEEELGGCLAGGARGGVPHACAIQKEDLRDGLHILIPKEDSLLYAGSVRTIQPPDIYSIIIEGERGNRQHIYSQEQLLQEAVLDVRPQSRRSLPPGTRVCAYWSQKSRCLYPGNVVRGSSSDEEEEDAEAVLVEFDDGDTGHIAVSNIRLLPPDFKIQCTEPSPALLVSSSCRRAKRACGDVGTPGALPPALCPDHGPQPPRNSGRKAAGKEKSGKAMEGLSGGRGPALGDSAAGRRGGSLLSWAAVAQTKRKAANKGSAVLQNLFQVNGSAKKLRAKETLFPLHHHHHHLAAPVFGNAFGADSFGRIASSYGSFGAGAGLVLPAAQKLLRSKKAERLEAEVGRSGRRKAAGSEFLVKLDHEGVTSPKNKTCKALLLAEKDFGARLERPLGSHGYGHAGLGGRERRGRAAAHPLPVGLALRKYSGHGDFALNCDSDCHSSYSDMDEDEDAGGLGADVPSRFMTRLSVSSSSSGSSTSSSSGSISTSSLCSSDNEDSSYSSEDEDSALLLQTCLSHPVPALLAQPDALRPKGAAPQRCFLSKAAATGPKAKLKRKDPLSFAKAKDFSRRQRLPSVENRPKISAFLPARQLWRWSGNPTQRRGMKGKARKLFYKAIVRGKETLRVGDCAVFLSAGRPNLPYIGRIESMWESWASNMVVKVKWFYHPEETKLGKRQSDGKNALYQSCHEDENDVQTISHKCQVVGREHYEQLTRGRRCQDRQDLYYLAGTYDPTTGRLVTADGVPILC; this is encoded by the exons ATGGACGGCCGTGACTTcgcgcccccgccgcggctGCTGTCGGAGCGGGGCAGCCTGGGCCACCGGCACGGCACGGGGCGCGTGGCGGGGTCGGCGCACGGGGCCGTGCAGCCCCCCGGACACTTCCAGCCCACCAAGTACTTCCCGGCGCCCATCTCCATGGCCACGCACACAG ccGGCAGCAGCCTGATGGGGAGTGCCCCCCCCTCCTCCTTCATGGGGGGCTTCCTGAGTGGCAGCCTGGGCTCGGGGGGGCCCAGCCACCCCGCtggccccgccgcctccccccCAGAACCGGCCTTCTGCGGGCCCCACTCCGGCACCTCCCAGATCTGGTTCTCCCACTCCCACGAAG CCCCGGGATATCCCCGCTTCTCCGGGAGCTTGGCCTCCACCTTCCTGCCCATGGGCCACCTGGACCACCACGGCAATGGCAACGTGCTCTATGGCCAGCACCGTTTCTACGAGAGCCAGAAAG ATAACTTCTACCTGCGGAACCTTCCGGCGCAGCCCCCCCTGCTCCCCGCCAGCCACGGCTTCCCCGGCATCGCCCGCGCTGCCCCCGGGCCCCCCGCCGGCTCCTGCAGCCGAGAGCGGGACACCGGCCCCCTCCCCAAGACCCCCAAGGACTACGAGCGCTTCCTGGCtggcaaggagaaggggggcaAGGGGGACCCCAAGGAGCGGCTGCCCGAGGAGGACCCCAAGGAGCGGCACAAGGCGGTGCTGCCGGTGCCGCCCGAGGGGCACTGCAAGGAGGGGGTGCCGCCGCGGGGCTCCGGTGACGGACGCCCCAAACCCCTGGCCTCGTGCCTGCTGGGGGCCAAGGGGCTGGACGGGGACGGTGCCCGCGCCGCGCTGCCCAGCTGTGCCGGGAGCGCcctgccccgcgccgcccgctgCGCCCCCAAGGAGCGGGAGCCGGGGGTCCCCGAGGCCCCCCAGCCCTACGGCGAGGCGGTGGAGCGGCGGCAGATGCTGCACCACGCCGTGTCCTACACCGTGCCCGCCGCCGGCTCCTTCCCCTGCCTCCCGCTCCACGCCGGCCCAGAGGTGCTGTGCCCGCTGCCAGAGCCCCCCGCCCGCGAGCTGAAGCTCAGCGGGGCAACGTTGGTTCCCTCCGTGGGACCCCCGACGGACAAGAGCCGCTCCTTCCAGGCGGAATCCGGCGGGATGGAGCGCGGGGACGGCAAGGAGCGGCACGCCGAGGCGGGCACTGAGCCCTACGGTGCCCCCTTCCACCACCCCCTGAAGGCCGAGGggccggcggagcggcggcTGGACTGGGGGACTCCGGGCACCCGGCTGAAGGGGCTGGAGTACCTGGGGGGCGGCGCAGCCGAAGGACCCCCCTTCTCCGGCCGGTGCCCCGCGCCCAAGGCGGGTCTGGAGAAGGGCTACTTCGAGGTGCCGCCTGCCCCCGACTGCTCCCGCGCCCCCCGGCCCGACCCTCTGGGCGTCCGCGTCGGCCCCTCCTGCTGCACTTTAGAGAAGGGCCCCCCCAAGGAGCCCCCGGCCCAGAAGGTGGCTCGGATCCGGCACCAGCAGCACCCCGAGGCGGAGGCGGCCGAGGGCAAGCGCAAGCCCCTGGAGTTGGGTGGTCTGGGCTACGGCGGGCACCCCCTGCCCCCCTGGGgggtgcagggccaggggccccccctggctgtggcagaggAGCGGAAGGGGGGGCCCTACCTGGACCCCTTTGGCGCGGGGCTGGTGCGGGCGCAGGAGGTGCCCAACGCCCCCGACGAGGTGTCGGCCATGAAGAACCTGCTCAAGTACAGCAACGGGGCGCTGCTGGGGGGGCAGAAGGGCCCCCCCTTCGTGGGGCTGGGCAGCGCCAAGGGCAGCTGCGCCCACCAGGACGCCAAATTCCCACCGGGAAAGGGTCAGCCGGAGCTGGAGCGGCCGGACTGTGCCCGCGGCCGGGAGCACGAGGCGCTGGGCCCCGGCGGCACCGAGGGCGAGGTGCGGCAGCCGCCCGTGGGCATCGCGGTGGCCGTGGCGCGGCAGAAGGACACGCTGGGCCGCCACGAGCCCTACGGCACCGGTGGCGCCGGCGGCAGCGGGCGGCAGCGGGCGGCTGCTGGAGTCAAAG CAGGCACCGCGCGCCCCGTGCACCTGATGGAGctggaggcggaggaggagcgGGGCCGGCTGTGCGAGGAGCGCCTGGGGCTGCCCGGGAGGGACATCCTGCTCCA GGACAACAAGGACCTGGTGGAGTTTGCCCGGATGCACCCATCGGGGGGGTGTCCCGGGGAGCTGACGCCCCATCTGATGATGACGGGGGGCTCCTCGCTGCCGGCGGGGCAGCTCGGGGGGGACCCCGCTGCCCACGCCCACCCTGCCCACACGCACTGGCTGCCCCGCACCCGCAGCCCCTCCATCTGGATGGGGGGACACTCCTACG gcATCGGGCACCCTGCCCTGCACCAGAACTTGCCCCCTACCTTCCCTGCCTCCATGCCCAGCGCCATGCAGCCCGTGTTCCCCCTCGCCCAGGAcccccctgcccagctcgtCATCCTCCCCACGGAGCCTCCCACCCACGGCACCCCCCACACGCTGG CTGACGTGATGGACCAGGCATCGCTGTGGCCCCCCATGTACCCGGGCCGGGGTCCCAGTGCCCACCTGCAGCACACGGGGCAGCTCCCTGTGTACCCACGGTCGCAGTTCCTGCGGCAGCAGGAGCTCtatgccctgcagcagcagcagcagcagcagcagcaacagcaacGGGCGGCACAGGCCCTCGAGATCCAGCGCCAGGTGCACGGCCAG CGGAAGCcggaggagcagcccctggagctggaggagaggggTCCCGAGAAGCCCCTCAAACCCTCCCACAAAGCAGTTGCCTTAAACCCCCCGGCCAAGGGCCTGACCTCGGCGGCCCCCGCGCCCCCCAAGCTGTCCCCGTGCTGCCACTCGCCGGCCCTGCGGCACCCGGCCAAGTGCCCCGTGACGCTGCCCACGGCCCCCTGCACTTTACCCgcctgccccgccgccagccccgccGTGGCCCCCCGCTCGCCGGCCGCCAGCCCCCTGCCCGCCCCCAGCAAGGGCGGCGACGGCGAGGACGCGCGGGGCGAGGGGCAGCCCCCGCGCCGCTACCCCAAAGCCCTGGAGCCAG ACCTGCCCCCCGGCTACGGCTACCCCGCCACCGCCATGGGCTACCCCGCGGCGCACTCGGCCGAGCCGGCAGACCCCGACCCCGTGCACGCCGGCTCCCCGCCCGCCGAGCCCGAGCAGTCGCGGACCTTCAGCCCCACGGCCGAggcgctgcgggagccgggCCCCCCGCGGGAGCCCCCGGCCGAGGGTCCCGGGACGCTGCTGCACCGGCATCACCTGCTGCTGCCGCCGGGACCGCTCTgcggggagcgggcggcggcgccggccgggGCCGGCACCGAGGAGCCCTtcggggggcaccgggagctGGATCAGGGAGCAACGGAGCAGTCGGACCAGCATCACCCAGCGCCCGAGGGGGTGGGCTCCCCGCTGCCCCCCGctgcggaggaggaggaggaggaagaggaggaggaaggcgaCAGCGATGGCTCGGAGCCAGAGGGCAGCTgcaatgaggaggaggaggaggaggaggatggtgaCGTCCCCAGCGGGCAccagggctgcaggggtggGCTGGAGGCGCTGATCGCCGCCGGCATCGACTTGGgggagctgccagcactggAGGAACCCGAGGAGACCCCCCCAGCGCCCCCTTCGCCTGCCCCCCACCCCTCAGGGATCCCGGGCATCGCCCTGCTCAGTGAACTCGCCGACCTGGAGCTGCGCCGGCGCCGCTGTGACCTGGCCAGGGAAG gtgaggatgaggagctgctggccttCAACCTGCAGAACCTGGCCACGGTGGCAGCCGCCTGGTCGCTGGTGGAGGCGGCAGGACGGGAGGGCAGCCCCCCCGCACTCAGCCCCctgcccgtgtcccccccgCCCCGTGCCCGCGTCCCCCGGCGCAAGTACACCTGGACCCCCAAAACCAAGGCC gtgtgcccgcTGAAGGCGGCCATGGAGCAGCTGAACACGCAGGAGGTGGAGGTGCGGATGCGCCTGGCCGAGCTCCAGCGCCGCTACAAGGAGAAGCAGCGGGAGCTGGTGAGGCTGCAGCGGCGCCACGACCACGA GCGTGACGAGAGCTCCCGCagcccggcgcggcgcgggccggggcggccgaGGAAGCGGAAACACTccagtgccctgggcagggccgaGAGCCGCAAGGTCAA ggcagtgaagaccagcctgtccctgctgtgtgccGAGCTGAGGGGGGACCCTGAGCCCCAGAAGAAGAGGAGCAAACTGGCTGGAGGCACCTTCAGCAGCCTCCAGGGCTCCCCG CTGAAGCAGAAGGTGAAGGGCAAGGGGCTGCCCCccgggctcagccccttccgCCGGAGGGACCCCAACCCCGCTGCCCGCATCCAGAAGAAGCTGAACCGGCCCAAGGGCTCCAAGGGCTCCAAGTACCAGGGGCAGGACCCCGGTCCCCGGCAGCCCCCCCACTTCAGAG ATGAGCCTGAGGGTGACACGGACAGCGAGGAGGGGGATGAGGAGCCAGGGCTGTCACTGCCCACAGGGCcggtggctgtgctggggcccTCCCCATCCTCCGTGGTGAAGATGGAGGCCAATGAGAAGgccaagaagaaaaaggaaaggcagGGGCTGCTAG GTCCGTGCCGCCTGGGCAGCCCCGAGGGCGAGGTGAAGATCAAGCGGCGGCCGGTGAAGCCGGGGGCAGCCGGGAAGCTGGAGAAGGTGCCGGGCCAGCGGAAGGTGGGAGGCTGCCCCGAGGGCAGCAAGAAGAAGCTGAAAGCCAAGGCCAAGGAGAGCCTGAGGCCCCCAACCCCCGGCGGCCccagccccccgggaccccccagcaGCCTCTTTGGGGGCACTGACCCCCGGCTGTTGGGGCCACGGGACGAGGGGGCCCGGCTGGGAGAGAGGAGCAAGAAGGGCACCCGCAAGAGCAAAGGGCTGCAGGCGGCCCTCAGG CGCAAGAACGGGGCACTCTCACTGGCCCTCTCCCCCCGGAGCGCCAAGACCATCCTGAGCAAGGGCAAGAAACTGGCCAAGGTCAAGAGCAAAGTGGCCACCAAACAG TGCAAGGGCCGAGCTGTCAGCAAACTCCTGGAGAGCTTCACCGTCGAGGATGACTTTGACTTCGATGACAACAGCAGCttctcagaggaggaggaggagctgggaggctGCCTGGCAGGGGGGGCGCGCGGAGGGGTGCCCCACGCCTGCGCCATCCAGAAGGAGGATCTGCGGGACGGGCTGCACATCCTGATCCCCAAGGAGGACAGCCTGCTCTACGCCGGCAGCGTGCGCACCATCCAGCCCCCCGACAT ctaCAGCATCATCATCGAGGGCGAGCGGGGGAACCGGCAGCACATCTACtcgcaggagcagctgctgcaggaggcg GTCCTTGACGTTCGGCCGCAGTCACGGCGGAGCCTTCCACCCGGCACCCGCGTCTGTGCCTACTGGAGCCAGAAATCCCGGTGCCTCTATCCAGGGAACGTGGTGCGAG GCTCCTCCagcgacgaggaggaggaggacgccGAGGCCGTGCTGGTGGAATTTGAtgatggggacacgggacacatCGCTGTGTCCAACATCCGCCTGCTGCCCCCCGACTTCAAGATCCAAT GCACCGAGCCCTCCCCGGCACTGCTGGTGTCCAGCTCCTGCCGGCGGGCGAAGCGGGCATGCGGCGACGTGGGCACCCCTGGGGCGCTGCCCCCCGCGCTCTGCCCCGACCACGGCCCCCAGCCCCCCCGGAATTCCGGCAGGAAGGCGGCCGGCAAGGAGAAAAGCG GCAAAGCCATGGAGGGGCTGTcggggggccgggggccggCACTGGGTGACTCGGCGGCCGGGCGGCGCGGAGGgtccctgctcagctgggccGCCGTGGCACAGACCAAGCGGAAGGCGGCGAACAAAGGCTCGGCCGTGCTCCAGAACCTCTTCCAAGTCAACGGCAGCGCCAAGAAGCTGCGGGCCAAGGAGACCCTCTTCCCTctgcaccaccaccaccaccacctcgCCGCCCCCGTCTTCGGCAACGCCTTCGGCGCCGACTCCTTCGGCCGCATCGCCAGCTCCTACGGCTCCTTTGGCGCCGGCGCCGGGCTGGTGCTGCCGGCGGCCCAGAAGCTCCTGCGTTCCAAGAAAGCCGAGCGGCTGGAGGCCGAGGTGGGCAGGAGCGGGCGCAGGAAGGCGGCGGGCAGCGAGTTCCTGGTCAAGCTGGACCACGAAGGGGTGACATCCCCCAAGAACAAGACGTGCAAGGCACTGCTGTTGGCCGAGAAGGACTTCGGGGCCAGGCTGGAGCGGCCGCTGGGCAGCCACGGCTACGGACACGCCGGCCTGGGCGGCCGGGAGCGCAGGGGCCGCGCGGCCGCGCACCCGCTGCCCGTGGGGCTGGCGCTGCGCAAGTACTCGGGGCACGGGGACTTCGCCCTGAACTGCGACAGCGACTGCCACAGCTCCTACTCGGACatggacgaggacgaggacgcgGGTGGCCTCGGCGCCGACGTCCCCTCGCGCTTCATGACGCGCCTTTCcgtgtcctcctcttcctcgggCTCCTCCACCTCGTCCAGCTCTGGCTCCATCTCCAcgtccagcctgtgctcctcGGACAACGAGGATTCCTCCTACAGCTCGGAGGACGAGGACTcggcgctgctgctgcagacC